A region of Corynebacterium glucuronolyticum DSM 44120 DNA encodes the following proteins:
- the manA gene encoding mannose-6-phosphate isomerase, class I codes for MEKLTGALRTYPWGSHTLLADLRGTTSPSPAPEAELWFGAHPGGSSLIGDRPLTEIIAEDPEGQLGSNSTSLPFLVKILAAGEPLSLQAHPTKEQAVKGFARENEEGIDISAPERNYRDDNHKPELLIALSPFRALAGFRPLALTAELFAAFSCPTLDRYRLMVDCEDEGEGLRALLTTWVSIPRTARETLIGELVESIDGYIARADTKKWIVAVGEEIKALQERYPFDVGVLVALLLNLVELAPGEALYLDAGQLHSYLGGLAVEVQANSDNVLRGGLTSKHVDVPELVHVLSFASLDDPRVHADADGRYSVPVDEFAVRHVADTDLNLAHGTPRIVVCVSGTVDASDGTTLAPGEAGWIAAGDPDTQLTVSGKAMIVS; via the coding sequence GTGGAGAAACTTACCGGTGCGCTGCGCACATACCCATGGGGTTCGCACACTCTGCTGGCGGATTTGCGCGGAACAACGTCACCTTCGCCCGCTCCCGAAGCTGAGCTATGGTTCGGGGCGCATCCGGGTGGATCATCGCTGATCGGCGATCGCCCGCTGACGGAGATTATCGCCGAGGACCCGGAGGGACAACTCGGCTCCAACAGCACGAGCCTGCCGTTTTTGGTTAAGATCCTCGCCGCAGGTGAGCCACTGAGCCTCCAGGCACACCCGACCAAGGAGCAGGCAGTAAAGGGATTCGCCCGCGAAAACGAGGAAGGCATTGACATCTCCGCCCCGGAACGCAACTACCGGGACGATAATCACAAGCCGGAACTCCTCATCGCGCTCAGCCCCTTCCGGGCGCTCGCCGGGTTTCGGCCGCTGGCTTTGACCGCGGAGCTGTTCGCCGCCTTTTCCTGCCCCACCCTCGATCGCTACCGCCTCATGGTGGATTGCGAAGATGAGGGAGAGGGGCTGCGAGCTCTCCTGACTACGTGGGTATCTATTCCCCGTACGGCACGGGAGACACTCATCGGCGAGCTTGTTGAGTCCATTGACGGTTACATCGCACGTGCAGACACGAAAAAATGGATCGTGGCCGTGGGCGAGGAGATTAAAGCTCTCCAGGAGCGCTACCCATTCGATGTCGGTGTCCTCGTCGCGCTCCTGCTCAATCTCGTGGAGCTCGCCCCGGGCGAAGCCCTCTACCTGGATGCCGGGCAGCTGCACTCCTACCTCGGTGGCTTAGCGGTGGAAGTGCAAGCAAATTCGGACAATGTGCTCCGCGGTGGCCTCACCTCTAAGCACGTTGACGTTCCGGAGCTCGTCCACGTACTGTCGTTTGCCTCACTTGATGATCCCCGTGTCCACGCTGACGCGGATGGGCGCTACAGCGTGCCCGTGGACGAATTCGCTGTTCGCCACGTCGCTGACACGGATCTCAACCTTGCCCACGGCACCCCTCGTATCGTCGTGTGCGTCAGTGGGACGGTGGATGCCAGCGATGGGACGACGCTTGCCCCCGGTGAGGCTGGGTGGATCGCTGCCGGCGACCCCGACACACAGCTCACCGTGTCTGGGAAGGCGATGATCGTCTCCTGA
- a CDS encoding dTMP kinase, which yields MILAVEGIDGAGKNTLVRDLLKHIDAETLSFPRYSTSDAAKLARKALYGRMGDMTESPYAMAALFALDRAGAREYLQKYAASQDSILILDRYVASNAAYTAARLEDMDAAQWVYDLEYGELGLPKPALQILLETPASVAQERAESRARAERDRAKDTYEQDSSLQVRTSVAYRRLARGQWASPWLIVPHTTTPQEATEEILNRLL from the coding sequence ATGATCCTGGCTGTAGAGGGAATTGACGGGGCAGGGAAAAACACTCTCGTCAGAGACCTTTTGAAGCATATCGACGCAGAAACCCTCTCCTTCCCTCGGTACTCCACATCAGATGCCGCCAAACTTGCGCGGAAGGCTCTCTATGGCCGAATGGGGGACATGACCGAGTCTCCATATGCCATGGCTGCCCTTTTTGCTCTGGATCGTGCGGGGGCACGGGAATATCTACAAAAATATGCAGCTTCGCAAGATTCCATCTTGATCCTTGACAGGTATGTAGCGTCAAATGCTGCATATACGGCTGCACGCTTGGAAGACATGGATGCTGCGCAATGGGTATACGACCTGGAATATGGGGAGTTGGGGCTTCCTAAACCAGCGCTGCAAATCCTTCTTGAAACTCCCGCCTCGGTGGCACAGGAGCGGGCAGAATCGCGCGCCCGCGCGGAGCGTGATCGGGCGAAAGATACGTATGAGCAGGATAGTAGCCTGCAGGTGCGGACATCTGTGGCCTATCGGAGGCTCGCCCGTGGCCAGTGGGCATCGCCCTGGCTCATCGTCCCGCATACGACGACTCCGCAGGAGGCTACCGAGGAGATCCTTAACCGGTTGCTTTAG
- the mtrA gene encoding MtrAB system response regulator MtrA, which translates to MKAKILVVDDDPAISEMLSIVLEAEGFDTVVVTDGAEAVATFEREQPDLILLDLMLPGMNGIDICKTIRRSSPVPIVMLTAKTDTIDIVLGLESGADDYVTKPFKPKELVARVRARLRRSSSDDNEIMQISNLTIDVPSHTVRRGNEELQLTPLEFDLLVELGRKPGQVFTREELLEKVWGYKHASDTRLVNVHVQRLRSKIETDPENPTIVLTVRGVGYKVSTEL; encoded by the coding sequence ATGAAGGCGAAAATTTTAGTGGTTGATGATGATCCCGCGATCTCTGAGATGCTTTCCATCGTCTTGGAGGCCGAGGGGTTTGACACAGTGGTTGTGACTGACGGCGCAGAGGCCGTTGCCACTTTTGAGCGTGAACAACCAGATCTCATCCTGCTTGACCTCATGCTCCCCGGCATGAACGGAATCGATATCTGCAAGACGATACGGCGGAGTTCTCCAGTTCCGATCGTCATGCTAACCGCCAAGACGGACACAATCGATATCGTCCTTGGCCTCGAGTCGGGCGCTGATGATTATGTCACCAAGCCCTTTAAGCCGAAGGAACTTGTTGCACGCGTCCGAGCGCGCCTACGCAGGTCTTCCTCCGATGACAACGAGATCATGCAAATCTCGAATCTCACCATCGACGTGCCCAGCCACACAGTTCGCCGCGGTAATGAAGAACTGCAGTTGACCCCCCTCGAGTTTGATCTGCTTGTGGAGCTGGGGCGGAAGCCCGGTCAGGTATTCACCCGCGAAGAGCTGCTGGAGAAAGTGTGGGGCTACAAGCACGCCTCGGACACGCGTCTCGTCAATGTGCACGTGCAGCGGCTGCGCTCCAAAATCGAAACGGATCCAGAAAATCCGACAATCGTCCTCACCGTACGAGGAGTGGGCTACAAAGTATCCACGGAGCTGTAG
- the mtrB gene encoding MtrAB system histidine kinase MtrB produces MRTKLLAIRDTLAKKWRTSLQVRVVGSILVMSILVVALLAFGMTTVVADRLLAAKVAAASNEITQAAATVETQISATDASSSIQTRLNSARASVNSARSSGQNNSESSGGDKSGVYDVVLLAPNPDGSLVSAPEVNGPEISDSLQAMVRDGQGNVAYEYDTFRRSDDSSYKALVIGTPTDTDLQGVELYLVMPLTAEESTLALMRGIAAFGGVVLVVLLVGIMWLLTQQVTMPVRSASRIAERFASGHLRERMVVEGEDEMARLANSFNSMAESLSKQIYQLQEYGSLQRQFTSDVSHELRTPLTTVRMAADMIYDHSDSLDAYTKRAAELMVRELDRFEALLNDLLEISRHDAGVAELSEERIDVRSIINSAWSQVEHLSEEVGAPVTLEVPDEPVFAHVDARRIERILRNLLANAIDHSESNPITLTLTESDDHFTIAVRDHGVGLKPGQEELVFNRFWRADPSRKRHSGGTGLGLAISREDALLHGGTITAEGEIGEGSTFTVTIPKHPPHTSQDSDLVLRGVTQDDDFAVVENEPEPYEDESDETAPLPSKSSEELPAGGPIPSVMLHARDQEQMEKEQAKQELVDKDLEDKGEFDE; encoded by the coding sequence GTGCGTACGAAGCTCCTCGCTATCCGGGATACCCTAGCCAAGAAATGGCGCACGTCCCTGCAGGTCCGAGTGGTGGGATCCATCCTCGTGATGTCCATTCTCGTTGTCGCTCTCCTCGCTTTCGGAATGACAACGGTTGTGGCCGATCGTTTGCTAGCCGCCAAAGTAGCGGCGGCTTCCAACGAGATCACCCAAGCTGCAGCGACGGTAGAAACTCAGATTTCGGCTACGGATGCCTCTAGCTCGATCCAGACGCGCTTGAACTCCGCGCGTGCCTCGGTGAATTCGGCGCGCTCGTCTGGCCAGAACAACAGCGAGAGCTCCGGCGGGGACAAGTCGGGTGTCTATGATGTGGTGTTGCTAGCGCCGAATCCCGACGGGTCGTTGGTATCGGCCCCCGAAGTGAATGGTCCGGAAATTTCCGATTCTTTGCAGGCCATGGTGCGTGATGGGCAGGGGAACGTCGCCTATGAGTATGACACGTTCCGGCGTAGCGATGACAGCTCCTACAAAGCCCTCGTCATTGGTACCCCCACAGATACCGACCTGCAGGGGGTGGAACTGTACCTCGTCATGCCACTGACAGCGGAGGAGTCCACTCTGGCCCTCATGCGTGGTATCGCCGCATTTGGCGGAGTGGTGCTCGTTGTCCTCCTCGTCGGTATCATGTGGCTTCTGACGCAGCAGGTCACCATGCCGGTACGATCCGCGAGTCGGATCGCCGAGCGGTTCGCCTCCGGTCACCTGCGTGAACGCATGGTCGTCGAAGGCGAGGACGAGATGGCACGGCTAGCCAATAGCTTCAACTCGATGGCGGAATCTCTCTCGAAGCAGATCTACCAGCTGCAGGAATACGGAAGTTTGCAGCGGCAGTTTACCTCCGATGTGTCGCATGAGCTGCGGACACCACTCACTACGGTGCGAATGGCTGCGGACATGATCTACGACCATTCTGATTCTTTGGATGCCTACACCAAGCGAGCCGCAGAGCTCATGGTGAGGGAGCTTGACCGCTTTGAAGCACTCCTCAATGACCTGCTGGAAATCTCTCGGCATGATGCTGGTGTTGCTGAGCTTTCGGAGGAACGCATCGACGTTCGCTCGATTATCAACTCCGCATGGAGTCAGGTGGAGCACCTATCGGAGGAAGTCGGCGCGCCAGTCACCTTGGAGGTGCCAGACGAGCCGGTGTTTGCCCACGTTGACGCCCGCCGTATCGAGCGAATCTTGCGCAACCTCCTTGCGAACGCGATCGACCATTCGGAGTCTAACCCCATCACCTTGACGCTGACGGAATCCGATGACCACTTCACTATCGCGGTGCGCGACCATGGCGTAGGTCTTAAGCCAGGACAGGAAGAACTCGTGTTCAACCGCTTCTGGCGAGCCGACCCCTCCCGTAAACGGCACTCCGGCGGTACCGGACTCGGCTTGGCTATCTCTCGCGAGGATGCGCTGCTCCACGGTGGCACGATCACCGCTGAAGGCGAAATCGGAGAGGGGTCCACCTTCACTGTCACCATACCCAAGCACCCGCCGCACACATCACAGGACAGTGACCTGGTTCTTCGTGGAGTAACCCAGGATGATGACTTTGCGGTGGTGGAGAACGAGCCTGAACCGTACGAGGACGAGTCAGATGAGACCGCGCCACTTCCGTCGAAAAGCTCAGAGGAGCTACCAGCGGGAGGTCCGATTCCTTCCGTGATGCTGCATGCCAGGGATCAGGAGCAGATGGAAAAGGAGCAGGCGAAACAAGAGCTGGTGGATAAAGACCTCGAGGACAAAGGAGAGTTTGATGAATAA
- the lpqB gene encoding MtrAB system accessory lipoprotein LpqB: MNKRVRVLGVLSVTALIVSGCATLPGDSEPQVLRQYERSRVAENPVGPEKGQEADLLLKSFFAQSANPTQTHQAARMYLAPEAAATWDDSQGTTILRSIEDFSSTVSNDPNRIIFTVRGEKVGRLTGGGVYELEEGHFEEEYKMTKVDGEWRIEQLPPGVVLERATFRNSYQPYDLYFFEPTGRMLVGDRRWVYNQQTAVDTTLIRMLNDGPREALKPGVITDLKPETVYSGTRDGVHVFTGVDAVDDKQLNRIAAQVVWTLESAKVQGPYKLEIDGVTLEGDGSGLTTEDFMEYNPQGSLGSVNSLYALTDGKLHLVTADSATPVNNGLTGIESASIATSSGVIAAVTKEQEDKSVLRMGPLDGPFSKVLEAKTLSRPSFEYGGSAMWTVVDGKQIVRVTRSSDSGELSQAIVQAAPFDELDKPISVLRISTSGVRVAAIVDNHVYVGTVARPTPGERRIANMREIAPGISGAALSLDWQHDGSLLVGTNSPDSPVVRVEPDGAAVKIEPSVNLTAPVVAVASTSSTMFVTDARSMRQLPNNSGSSSFWREVPGLQSRRAAPIIPE, from the coding sequence ATGAATAAACGCGTGCGGGTCCTCGGCGTACTCAGCGTCACCGCCCTCATCGTCTCCGGATGTGCGACACTTCCCGGGGATTCAGAGCCGCAGGTGTTGCGCCAATACGAGCGATCGCGGGTAGCAGAAAATCCCGTTGGGCCTGAGAAAGGTCAGGAGGCGGATCTCCTGTTGAAGAGTTTTTTTGCCCAATCCGCCAATCCCACCCAGACGCACCAAGCCGCGCGCATGTACCTCGCCCCCGAGGCGGCAGCGACATGGGATGACTCGCAGGGAACGACGATTCTCCGCTCCATCGAAGATTTCTCCTCCACTGTCTCCAATGACCCCAACCGGATCATTTTCACCGTGCGTGGCGAGAAGGTTGGCAGACTCACCGGTGGCGGGGTGTATGAGCTCGAAGAGGGCCACTTCGAAGAGGAATACAAGATGACGAAGGTGGACGGCGAGTGGCGGATCGAGCAGCTTCCCCCCGGCGTTGTTCTGGAGCGGGCGACATTCCGCAACAGTTACCAGCCCTATGACCTGTATTTCTTTGAGCCCACAGGGCGGATGCTTGTGGGCGACAGACGTTGGGTGTACAACCAGCAGACGGCTGTCGACACTACCCTCATCCGGATGCTTAACGACGGCCCACGAGAGGCATTAAAGCCGGGTGTCATTACAGATCTGAAGCCGGAGACCGTATATTCGGGCACACGCGATGGAGTGCACGTGTTCACCGGTGTGGATGCCGTTGATGATAAGCAGCTCAACCGCATCGCGGCCCAGGTCGTGTGGACGCTGGAGTCGGCCAAAGTCCAAGGCCCCTACAAACTGGAAATCGATGGCGTCACACTCGAAGGGGACGGCTCAGGTCTGACGACGGAAGATTTCATGGAGTACAACCCACAGGGATCGCTCGGATCCGTCAACAGCCTCTATGCACTCACTGATGGGAAGTTGCACCTCGTCACCGCTGATTCCGCGACACCCGTGAACAACGGTTTGACGGGTATTGAATCCGCCTCCATCGCCACGTCTTCCGGTGTCATTGCTGCTGTGACAAAGGAACAGGAAGACAAGTCTGTGCTGCGCATGGGACCCCTTGACGGCCCCTTCTCTAAGGTGCTGGAGGCCAAGACGCTCTCACGCCCGAGCTTTGAGTACGGTGGCTCCGCGATGTGGACCGTCGTTGACGGAAAGCAGATCGTTCGAGTCACCCGTTCGTCTGATTCGGGCGAACTCTCTCAGGCGATCGTTCAGGCCGCGCCGTTCGACGAGCTGGATAAACCAATTTCCGTTCTCCGCATCTCTACCTCGGGTGTTCGTGTCGCTGCTATCGTGGACAACCACGTCTATGTGGGCACAGTTGCGCGCCCGACGCCGGGAGAGCGGCGCATTGCCAACATGCGGGAAATTGCCCCGGGAATTAGTGGTGCCGCGCTGAGCCTCGATTGGCAGCACGATGGGAGTCTGCTCGTGGGCACGAATTCGCCGGACAGTCCGGTGGTTCGCGTTGAGCCAGATGGGGCTGCGGTCAAGATCGAGCCGTCGGTTAACCTCACTGCCCCTGTGGTCGCCGTGGCTTCCACCAGCTCCACCATGTTTGTTACGGATGCTCGCTCCATGCGTCAGCTGCCGAACAACAGCGGTAGTAGTTCGTTCTGGCGCGAAGTGCCGGGACTTCAATCTCGGCGCGCTGCCCCGATCATTCCCGAATAA
- a CDS encoding ComF family protein yields MLFELLLPRRCAGCNAPGESLCEACRCEWERVPYQVSPQFGERPVWALGPYSGCRRRTLIHAKERGRRDVLPLLGAVVGAATRYLQAVGELPEELTLVPAPTRPSSARRRGGDPVTAICRTSGVPWLSCVHHGSGVRDSVGLDPHERHRNLVGKVVVEAVPAGPILLVDDIVTTGSTIEATALALTARGGTVVGALTLAAA; encoded by the coding sequence ATGCTGTTTGAGCTTCTCCTACCGCGCCGTTGCGCGGGGTGCAACGCGCCGGGGGAAAGTCTGTGCGAGGCATGCCGGTGCGAATGGGAGCGCGTTCCCTACCAGGTGTCACCGCAGTTCGGAGAACGCCCAGTGTGGGCACTTGGCCCCTATTCGGGGTGTCGCAGGCGCACGCTCATCCATGCGAAAGAACGGGGCCGGAGGGATGTGCTGCCCCTTCTCGGTGCGGTGGTGGGAGCCGCGACACGGTATCTACAGGCGGTGGGGGAGCTTCCCGAGGAGCTCACGCTGGTACCTGCCCCCACTCGCCCGTCTTCGGCGAGGCGTCGCGGGGGCGACCCAGTCACCGCGATCTGTCGGACATCGGGGGTGCCCTGGCTCTCCTGCGTCCACCACGGGTCCGGTGTGCGGGATTCGGTGGGGTTGGATCCACATGAGCGCCACCGCAATCTTGTGGGAAAAGTCGTGGTTGAGGCGGTTCCGGCAGGCCCGATATTGCTTGTCGACGACATCGTCACCACCGGTTCAACAATCGAGGCCACCGCCCTGGCTCTCACCGCCCGTGGGGGGACGGTTGTGGGAGCACTCACCCTCGCTGCCGCCTAG
- the hpf gene encoding ribosome hibernation-promoting factor, HPF/YfiA family, with protein sequence MTKPENNETQRDELRPDIQVVITGRNVEVPEHFKERVNTKLAKISVLDPTLNYFHVELKHEPNPRRADRADKIQITATGKGHIARAEAKEDSFYAALEVALAKMERSLRKVKVRRSISHQGHRAPLGAGQQAAKLVQEAEEARSKQEQYDTDPYEGLVDDVLPGQIVRRKEHPAKPMSVDDALSEMELVGHDFYLFINEETGRPSVVYRRRAFDYGLIALVEEEK encoded by the coding sequence ATGACAAAGCCAGAAAACAACGAAACCCAGCGCGACGAACTGCGCCCCGACATCCAAGTGGTCATCACTGGTAGAAATGTGGAGGTTCCAGAACACTTCAAAGAGCGCGTAAACACGAAGCTCGCCAAAATCTCGGTTCTTGATCCGACGCTCAACTACTTCCATGTGGAGCTGAAGCACGAGCCGAACCCACGGCGCGCCGATCGCGCTGACAAGATCCAAATCACGGCAACAGGCAAGGGCCACATCGCCCGTGCCGAGGCGAAGGAGGATTCCTTCTACGCTGCGCTGGAAGTTGCCCTGGCAAAGATGGAGCGCAGCCTGCGCAAGGTCAAGGTTCGCCGGTCCATCAGCCACCAGGGGCACCGCGCACCGCTTGGTGCCGGTCAGCAGGCCGCCAAGCTCGTTCAGGAGGCCGAGGAGGCGCGGAGCAAGCAGGAGCAGTACGACACGGATCCCTACGAGGGGCTTGTCGACGATGTCCTGCCGGGCCAGATCGTGCGCCGCAAGGAGCACCCGGCCAAGCCGATGAGTGTCGATGATGCTCTCAGCGAGATGGAGCTCGTCGGGCACGACTTCTATCTGTTCATCAACGAAGAGACTGGTCGTCCTTCTGTTGTCTACCGTCGTCGCGCTTTTGATTACGGTCTCATTGCGCTTGTCGAAGAAGAGAAGTAG